In Sulfurisphaera javensis, a single genomic region encodes these proteins:
- the cas10 gene encoding type III-B CRISPR-associated protein Cas10/Cmr2: MPNNNDPHEFVLRKILALFHDPPNKAEILSYNFSLKDLNYNSRVKGDYISHEEVAEFIFNRFLSDLSINFGSYGVKYADWLSSSIDRYMFGAIAHESSYTVKEVKLRNIIYPKFIVELKKGDKKKDIMDEACTFIYELKQPFLSLLFKYIINKDYENLMLFYQVLYLIYELLWIDLNYSTGPSDTRVPTHQIFDHLYSSASMINWLPKSKPRSKRRLFMMGLDIVGVADFIGKGRKVRDLWVSSYLVSALIWYILLHFINTYGPDTVIFPSLRFNQFYAFYVYEKLRKTYSTDEGMKNVINRVKDLITKYVFNNDDLFLEDKLGIPPYPIVPGRATLVLPSFEIENERIIRIRKRKKFENEVNARFNEGWKKLVDTIEKLAECKLDEPFWNIVCNVIKNHKDMLTTPPLRLRVKIVEKKTNSKNVIKWWNYYDEMYRELVNEFKKSKLVKVTPESQLRLNSSNYETCTSCGVLPAVISVPRSDQEKSNFMHEWGLTENKNKLENLEKIISPGERLCPVCLVKRAIGVEPRVLRTLLLDEDPEEVVEFIKEHNISVFIPSTSHIASVDLYEKHCVKDKNLDESERVKRISMWRKFNEYKGCAYLDQDPEELWFSEERREEFARLGLTPKSPYYALVRADSDYLGDLLEGKLTPYLAGIIDSDYYGGNMDNKEVIDFLKDYYVSQVSADNERLVEAAIFLVEKVGKCDLEYLARNLRFRSKRNLIGKSRSFKIKDSIEAIKYFKESLEKQRIILTPAFHISISSALNRALLYEIKLVNELGGFVIYAGGDDLLAMFPADKVIDFLKDSRLAFAGRKKDIDSENDSGIHVAGNGFYKIKEAYYPAMAVVGRTYSVVFSRYDDPLQYVIQLSYDLVEKLKERVYINYNNEKRLKDLTFFYFNGDLAVIPNSFQRPIEEVGEIIDVLEKLKKLLDEGELSTRFLYDYIERRELLHSLYSHGNEESIRKYLSYLFSRHSNAKNPLDTVNLNYLISNVVWDDGRTSYVIDELIKALIILKRW; the protein is encoded by the coding sequence ATGCCTAATAATAACGATCCACATGAATTTGTCCTTCGTAAAATCTTAGCTTTATTCCATGATCCACCAAATAAGGCTGAAATCTTAAGCTATAACTTCAGTTTAAAAGACTTGAACTATAACTCCAGAGTAAAAGGCGATTATATAAGCCATGAAGAAGTAGCTGAATTTATTTTTAATAGATTTCTTTCTGATCTATCTATTAATTTTGGTTCCTATGGAGTTAAATACGCTGATTGGCTATCATCGTCCATTGATAGATACATGTTTGGAGCAATCGCTCATGAGTCCAGCTATACAGTTAAGGAAGTTAAGCTACGTAATATCATATATCCTAAATTTATCGTAGAACTAAAGAAAGGAGATAAGAAAAAAGATATAATGGATGAGGCATGCACTTTTATTTATGAACTAAAGCAGCCTTTTTTATCATTATTATTTAAGTATATTATAAACAAAGATTACGAAAACCTTATGCTATTTTATCAAGTCTTATATTTAATTTATGAATTATTATGGATTGATCTTAATTATTCAACTGGACCATCTGATACTAGAGTGCCTACTCATCAAATATTTGATCATCTATACTCGTCTGCTTCCATGATTAATTGGTTACCTAAAAGTAAACCAAGAAGTAAACGAAGATTGTTTATGATGGGATTAGACATTGTTGGAGTAGCAGATTTTATAGGAAAGGGTAGAAAAGTTAGGGACTTATGGGTATCTAGTTATTTAGTCTCTGCCTTAATTTGGTATATTCTACTTCACTTTATTAATACTTATGGTCCCGATACAGTAATATTCCCTTCACTAAGATTTAACCAATTTTATGCTTTTTATGTCTATGAAAAGCTTAGAAAGACATATTCAACAGATGAGGGAATGAAAAATGTAATAAACAGGGTGAAGGATTTAATAACAAAGTACGTGTTTAACAACGATGATCTCTTTCTTGAAGATAAATTAGGTATTCCTCCTTATCCCATAGTACCTGGTAGAGCTACATTAGTTTTGCCTAGTTTCGAGATAGAGAATGAGAGAATTATAAGAATAAGGAAGAGGAAAAAGTTTGAAAATGAAGTTAACGCTCGATTCAATGAAGGATGGAAAAAGTTAGTCGATACGATAGAAAAATTGGCTGAATGTAAATTAGATGAACCTTTTTGGAATATAGTCTGTAATGTCATCAAAAATCACAAGGATATGCTTACAACTCCTCCCCTAAGATTAAGAGTTAAGATTGTAGAAAAAAAGACTAATAGCAAAAATGTGATAAAGTGGTGGAATTATTATGACGAAATGTATCGTGAGCTGGTAAACGAATTTAAAAAATCTAAACTAGTCAAAGTGACTCCAGAGTCACAATTAAGGTTAAATTCTTCTAATTACGAAACATGCACATCTTGTGGTGTTTTACCAGCTGTTATTAGTGTACCGCGTTCTGATCAAGAGAAAAGCAACTTCATGCATGAATGGGGATTAACTGAAAATAAAAATAAATTGGAAAACTTAGAAAAAATTATTTCACCAGGCGAAAGATTATGTCCCGTATGTTTGGTGAAAAGAGCAATAGGTGTTGAACCAAGAGTACTAAGAACACTGTTACTTGATGAAGATCCAGAAGAAGTTGTCGAATTCATTAAAGAGCACAACATATCAGTCTTTATTCCTTCAACTAGTCATATTGCATCAGTTGATTTATATGAGAAACACTGCGTTAAAGATAAGAATCTAGATGAATCTGAAAGAGTAAAAAGAATATCAATGTGGAGGAAATTCAATGAATATAAAGGTTGTGCCTATCTTGATCAAGACCCAGAAGAGTTATGGTTCAGTGAGGAGAGAAGAGAGGAATTTGCCAGGCTAGGGCTTACTCCAAAATCACCTTATTATGCACTTGTTAGGGCAGATAGTGATTATTTAGGAGATCTTCTAGAGGGAAAACTCACACCTTACTTAGCCGGGATTATTGACTCTGATTATTATGGAGGAAATATGGATAATAAAGAAGTCATAGACTTTTTAAAGGATTATTATGTGAGTCAAGTTTCTGCTGACAATGAGAGATTAGTAGAAGCTGCAATATTTTTAGTGGAAAAAGTAGGAAAATGCGATTTAGAATATTTAGCTAGAAACTTACGCTTCCGCTCAAAAAGAAACCTAATAGGTAAATCCAGATCATTTAAGATTAAAGACTCAATAGAAGCTATCAAGTATTTCAAAGAATCATTAGAAAAACAAAGAATTATACTTACTCCAGCTTTTCATATATCTATCTCATCCGCATTAAATAGGGCTTTGCTTTATGAAATAAAGTTAGTGAATGAGCTCGGTGGTTTTGTAATTTATGCTGGTGGTGATGATCTTTTAGCGATGTTTCCAGCTGATAAAGTGATAGATTTTCTTAAAGACAGTAGGTTAGCATTTGCTGGACGTAAGAAAGACATTGATTCAGAGAATGATAGTGGAATACATGTTGCTGGAAACGGATTTTACAAAATTAAAGAAGCTTACTATCCAGCTATGGCTGTTGTTGGTAGAACTTACTCAGTTGTCTTCTCTCGCTATGATGATCCTTTACAATATGTCATTCAACTCTCTTATGATTTAGTAGAAAAATTGAAAGAGAGAGTTTACATAAATTATAATAACGAGAAAAGGTTGAAGGACCTAACATTCTTTTACTTTAACGGTGATTTAGCTGTTATTCCTAACTCTTTCCAAAGACCAATTGAAGAAGTTGGTGAGATTATAGATGTTCTTGAGAAATTGAAGAAACTACTTGACGAGGGAGAGCTAAGCACTAGGTTCTTATACGATTATATTGAGAGAAGAGAGTTGCTTCATTCTTTATATTCCCATGGTAACGAAGAGAGTATAAGAAAGTATTTATCTTATCTCTTCTCAAGACATTCAAACGCTAAGAATCCTCTCGATACAGTAAATCTTAATTATCTCATTTCAAATGTTGTATGGGACGATGGAAGAACAAGTTATGTTATTGATGAGTTAATAAAGGCCTTAATTATATTAAAGAGGTGGTAA
- the cmr6 gene encoding type III-B CRISPR module RAMP protein Cmr6, whose protein sequence is MDVIQVVDYVLGNLKKDENVVMNLYSFATLSSITYNCISSGCLRSDLSANEIRKLTLTRIAKLSTLSEQKRKEIENMFREIKGALKKSGYKVAEIEITTKSRTIAGVSSSFLYELTEVGIYFDWVLNLPFIPGSEIKGVVRAGINDPELEEMIFGGEEKGISKVGFTDAYPIDPVGSYTLIPDVMTPHYQGAKNELEVKPRPIFFLTVPPNVTFKFLMYHREDDLGSMVCRRIPLIIASGLGAKTSVGYSYFKLKEMVYNA, encoded by the coding sequence TTGGACGTTATTCAAGTTGTTGATTACGTTTTGGGTAATTTGAAAAAAGATGAAAATGTAGTCATGAACTTATACTCATTTGCAACACTTTCCAGTATTACTTATAATTGTATTAGCTCTGGTTGTCTAAGAAGTGATCTTTCAGCAAATGAGATTAGGAAATTGACTCTTACTCGTATAGCTAAACTTTCTACTCTTTCAGAGCAAAAGAGGAAGGAAATTGAAAATATGTTTAGAGAGATTAAAGGAGCGTTAAAGAAGAGTGGTTATAAGGTTGCTGAAATAGAAATTACCACGAAAAGTAGAACTATAGCAGGGGTTTCATCTTCGTTCCTTTATGAGTTAACTGAGGTTGGAATTTACTTTGACTGGGTTTTGAACTTACCTTTTATTCCCGGGTCAGAAATTAAGGGAGTCGTTAGAGCTGGGATTAATGATCCAGAATTAGAGGAAATGATATTTGGTGGGGAAGAGAAAGGGATAAGTAAGGTAGGTTTTACTGATGCTTATCCAATTGATCCAGTAGGTAGTTATACACTAATTCCAGATGTAATGACTCCACATTATCAAGGAGCAAAAAATGAATTAGAGGTTAAACCTAGGCCAATATTCTTTTTAACAGTACCACCTAATGTGACTTTTAAGTTTTTAATGTATCATAGAGAAGATGACTTGGGGTCAATGGTTTGTAGGAGAATTCCCTTAATAATTGCCTCTGGTTTAGGAGCTAAGACTTCTGTTGGATATTCATATTTTAAATTAAAGGAGATGGTGTATAATGCCTAA
- the cmr5 gene encoding type III-B CRISPR module-associated protein Cmr5 has translation MALDPNMLAIEYVEIVNECIKDNDVKERFRSRARNLLEEIFSSGFLTVFLYIISKSDFSYDEENEIFSNTLDFRDILSEINSKVNSNSIGKEKASYMIYLLGIIYFLVKNNLVDEKSVLLFFRPHPANGCRNMQLLDIIAQNEEKIFFMMKKYLLSIKMLASGLFGGD, from the coding sequence ATGGCTCTCGACCCAAATATGTTAGCTATTGAATATGTGGAAATAGTAAATGAGTGTATTAAGGATAACGATGTAAAAGAGAGGTTTAGGAGTAGGGCTAGAAATTTATTAGAAGAGATTTTCTCATCTGGGTTTTTAACAGTATTTCTGTATATAATTTCAAAGAGTGACTTTAGTTATGATGAAGAGAATGAGATCTTCTCAAATACTCTTGATTTCCGTGATATTCTAAGTGAGATTAATTCTAAAGTTAATAGTAATAGTATAGGTAAGGAAAAAGCTTCATATATGATTTATTTACTTGGCATTATCTATTTCCTTGTTAAGAATAACTTAGTTGATGAAAAGAGCGTTTTGCTTTTCTTCAGACCACATCCTGCTAATGGTTGTAGGAACATGCAGTTATTAGATATAATTGCACAAAATGAGGAAAAAATATTTTTCATGATGAAAAAATACTTATTAAGCATAAAGATGTTAGCTAGTGGATTATTTGGTGGTGACTGA
- the cmr4 gene encoding type III-B CRISPR module RAMP protein Cmr4 — translation MNKIYNRVYPFFIKAVTNLHVGSGGNIESEVDLPFQKDEIGFPTIYASSLKGAMKSYFLKEFEDDKLLIYKVFGDDESGDEASKISILDALLLGIPARGISLDSTPSPNIWYYVTSYSTMKKIKSYLDLIGSICSDVDLNFDVNENTCYGNNCPTHLLLNEIEVDNLRAEQPNSFFYQILSDNQITPLIVLDDLTAMNVISRSLLRVRRIKINRETKTVVTGGLWSEEYVPINTVLFSAILLKNDKVACDFSNKYLTKADYLIVGGKETIGKGVVKLIWLSTQIC, via the coding sequence ATGAACAAGATATATAATAGAGTTTATCCATTTTTTATTAAGGCTGTAACTAATCTTCATGTAGGTTCAGGTGGCAATATAGAAAGTGAGGTAGATCTTCCCTTTCAAAAAGATGAAATAGGTTTCCCCACAATTTATGCCTCAAGTCTGAAAGGTGCTATGAAATCTTATTTTTTAAAAGAATTTGAGGATGACAAACTTTTGATCTACAAAGTATTTGGTGATGACGAAAGTGGAGATGAAGCATCAAAGATTTCAATTTTAGATGCCCTTCTATTAGGAATTCCAGCAAGAGGAATATCTCTCGACTCTACCCCTTCTCCTAATATCTGGTATTATGTTACCTCTTATTCCACAATGAAAAAGATAAAGAGCTACCTTGATTTAATTGGAAGTATTTGTAGTGATGTGGATCTCAATTTTGATGTGAATGAAAATACTTGTTATGGTAATAATTGTCCAACACATCTTCTCCTTAATGAGATTGAGGTTGATAATCTTAGAGCGGAACAGCCAAATTCTTTTTTCTATCAAATCTTATCTGATAATCAAATTACTCCATTAATTGTGTTAGATGATTTGACTGCAATGAATGTTATCTCGCGATCTTTATTGAGGGTTAGAAGAATAAAGATTAACAGAGAGACTAAAACTGTAGTTACTGGAGGTCTATGGTCTGAGGAGTATGTTCCAATAAATACTGTACTCTTTTCAGCAATACTTTTGAAAAATGATAAGGTAGCTTGTGATTTTTCAAATAAATACCTTACTAAGGCTGATTATTTAATTGTTGGTGGAAAAGAAACAATAGGGAAAGGGGTGGTGAAATTAATATGGCTCTCGACCCAAATATGTTAG
- a CDS encoding type III-B CRISPR system CMR subunit Cmr7, whose translation MAENNPQNTHIFIPIANFNYTFNATTLELKIEDNNYKLEIKLENENENEKLSDKAITKIYSDNEGGRKKVVIKNILVLVGYAINDNTLVFTADPCDFVKGIIIYAKPTTYHNSLTRVTLNLNNVDTIKKKLYLLNLDLHNININDNNLNIFARFNTKLKPYSKVEKANINRDNALVNFIKNYYGITNDVSNDVIAEAIKDNFKYTVLQDQQT comes from the coding sequence ATGGCAGAAAACAATCCACAAAACACGCACATATTCATACCAATAGCAAATTTTAATTATACTTTTAATGCTACTACTCTTGAACTTAAAATTGAAGATAACAATTATAAACTTGAAATAAAATTAGAGAATGAAAACGAGAATGAAAAATTATCAGATAAAGCTATTACAAAAATTTATTCAGATAATGAAGGAGGTAGAAAAAAGGTAGTTATAAAAAATATACTTGTTTTGGTGGGATATGCAATAAATGATAATACCTTGGTATTTACTGCAGACCCATGTGACTTTGTGAAAGGAATTATAATATATGCGAAACCTACTACTTACCATAACTCCTTAACGCGAGTGACACTTAACCTTAATAATGTAGATACTATCAAAAAGAAATTATACTTGCTTAATCTAGATTTACACAATATAAATATAAATGATAATAATTTGAACATCTTCGCTAGGTTTAACACTAAATTAAAACCTTACTCTAAGGTGGAGAAAGCGAATATTAATCGTGATAATGCTTTAGTGAATTTTATTAAGAATTATTACGGAATTACTAATGATGTCAGTAACGATGTAATAGCAGAAGCAATCAAAGATAACTTCAAGTATACTGTTTTACAAGATCAACAAACGTAA
- the cmr1 gene encoding type III-B CRISPR module RAMP protein Cmr1: protein MDEVATFTLRIYFPVYGGFDGTPINLDLGVAEPPRPTEFKYLWRWWYRVMLKDSANNADYTQLNKEVGEILGNEGKASNYVIRVEEFEVPNNVNSLMQEVNNVVNFFVKFSEELYQPAKRLRIRSRRGSINLISFLEGDYRRIISHRRIINRINEFMRREDVKPLWESVENLSRKIKLAENTRLRLILLTREDEADEIITINNGKLCFPLLNEENREAFRRYVKRLLSQLFYIDENNNNIRIKLKVYARNKCEEKDLIPLIVGMVFDGIGANSSRGFGSIVIEEIESNCISQELIDIVETIFTATSKANLEKGINVLLSCISKKYSQYFALPDMQTVEPTKVPSFQSFGYEAIQCRGRGINCLEKIWKAVLKSEWKKLIRYSDTNCYDNKEKIRCWGGNLHTEVLGLPRSQRNLGYLPNYRRRSYIGFKLIGNIVLIHWFYSLDFPLDLQWLGEYDKRLVKNLAMLEPGQVSYCHHICEERMSMNEAEYIKNGVNNALEEFYKVSG from the coding sequence ATGGATGAAGTTGCTACATTTACGCTGAGGATTTACTTTCCAGTTTATGGTGGTTTTGATGGTACCCCTATTAACTTAGACTTAGGAGTTGCTGAACCACCTCGGCCTACAGAGTTTAAGTATTTATGGAGATGGTGGTATAGAGTAATGTTAAAAGATTCTGCTAATAATGCAGATTACACTCAGCTAAATAAGGAAGTTGGAGAAATTTTAGGCAATGAAGGAAAAGCATCTAACTACGTTATAAGAGTTGAGGAATTCGAAGTACCGAATAACGTGAACTCTCTGATGCAAGAAGTTAACAACGTTGTCAATTTCTTTGTTAAGTTTTCTGAAGAACTTTACCAACCTGCTAAAAGACTCAGAATTAGATCAAGACGTGGGAGTATAAATCTGATTTCATTCCTAGAGGGTGACTATCGTAGGATCATCTCACATAGGAGAATTATAAACCGGATAAATGAATTTATGAGGAGAGAAGATGTTAAACCTCTTTGGGAGAGTGTTGAAAATCTTTCCCGTAAAATTAAATTAGCAGAAAATACGAGATTGCGTCTAATTCTCCTTACCAGAGAGGACGAAGCAGACGAGATAATTACAATTAATAATGGCAAACTTTGTTTCCCTCTTCTTAATGAAGAGAATAGAGAAGCCTTTAGGAGATACGTAAAAAGGTTACTTTCTCAGTTATTTTATATTGACGAGAATAATAACAATATAAGGATTAAGCTAAAGGTTTACGCTAGAAACAAGTGCGAAGAAAAGGACTTAATTCCTTTAATAGTTGGCATGGTATTTGACGGAATAGGGGCTAACTCGTCAAGGGGATTTGGAAGCATAGTAATTGAGGAGATTGAAAGTAATTGTATTAGCCAAGAGTTAATAGATATTGTTGAGACCATATTTACAGCTACTTCAAAAGCAAACTTAGAAAAGGGAATAAACGTCTTGCTATCGTGTATTTCCAAAAAATATTCACAATACTTTGCATTACCAGATATGCAAACTGTTGAACCAACTAAAGTCCCTTCTTTTCAAAGCTTTGGTTATGAAGCTATTCAATGCAGAGGAAGAGGTATAAATTGCCTTGAAAAGATTTGGAAAGCTGTTTTAAAATCTGAATGGAAGAAACTTATACGGTACTCAGACACGAATTGTTATGACAATAAGGAAAAAATTAGATGTTGGGGAGGAAATCTTCATACTGAAGTTTTAGGTTTACCTAGATCCCAAAGAAATCTAGGTTATTTACCGAATTATCGTAGAAGATCTTACATAGGATTTAAACTCATTGGCAATATAGTTCTTATCCATTGGTTTTACTCATTAGACTTTCCGTTAGATCTTCAATGGCTTGGCGAATATGATAAAAGACTAGTTAAAAATCTAGCTATGTTGGAGCCTGGACAAGTTTCATACTGTCACCACATTTGTGAAGAAAGAATGTCAATGAACGAGGCCGAATATATTAAAAATGGAGTAAATAATGCATTAGAAGAATTTTACAAAGTTAGTGGATAA
- the cas6 gene encoding CRISPR system precrRNA processing endoribonuclease RAMP protein Cas6 yields MLLVKATFKIIPTHDTISPVPSSKIMKYLILSNFIFPSLASLVNSRDKNKPLFISFLELSSRKIFNSNDDKSLILKSKTPLLTSVSFKFYEKFHEEIKEGEYKTPYGDFWVFLDKVEMIDISKITEIVERNINKNIRVTMLTPTLLSSKVLLPPSLREKYKINVGYSVLPSVGLLASYAYRTYYSLLGKSNSIENESKAFKLGVLTNALSRVVGYNLKPITVLVGKDNKDRLRKTRGSIGWIEFDILDEKLKKAVAKYLYVSSYLGIGKSRGVGFGEIKVEFVERDKVKKN; encoded by the coding sequence ATGCTTTTAGTTAAAGCTACGTTCAAGATAATACCAACTCATGATACAATCTCTCCAGTTCCTTCATCAAAGATAATGAAGTATCTTATTCTTTCTAACTTTATTTTTCCATCATTAGCCTCTTTAGTTAACTCACGTGATAAAAATAAGCCATTGTTTATTTCTTTTTTAGAGCTTAGTTCTAGAAAGATATTCAATAGTAACGATGATAAATCTTTAATTTTAAAATCTAAAACTCCTCTTTTAACTTCTGTTTCATTTAAGTTCTACGAGAAATTTCATGAAGAGATAAAGGAAGGGGAATATAAGACTCCATATGGAGACTTTTGGGTCTTTTTAGATAAGGTAGAGATGATTGATATAAGTAAAATTACTGAAATAGTTGAAAGGAACATTAATAAAAACATAAGGGTAACTATGTTGACTCCAACTTTACTCTCATCAAAAGTTTTGTTACCTCCTTCCTTAAGGGAAAAATACAAAATTAACGTTGGCTATAGTGTTCTACCGTCTGTAGGATTATTAGCTTCCTATGCTTATAGAACATATTATTCTTTACTAGGTAAAAGTAATTCCATAGAGAATGAATCAAAGGCATTTAAGTTAGGAGTATTAACTAATGCTCTTTCAAGAGTTGTAGGATATAATTTAAAGCCAATAACTGTTTTGGTGGGAAAGGATAATAAAGATAGATTAAGAAAAACCAGAGGGTCTATAGGCTGGATTGAGTTTGATATATTAGATGAGAAGTTGAAGAAAGCAGTTGCAAAATACTTATATGTATCATCATATTTAGGTATAGGCAAAAGTAGAGGAGTAGGTTTTGGAGAGATAAAAGTAGAATTTGTAGAAAGAGATAAAGTAAAGAAAAACTAA
- a CDS encoding DEAD/DEAH box helicase — MTTITQEYHINPIYLPLGDMEINGIRLRKFQEELYLALEKNNKICLQAPTGSGKTFSIFALFLHAMELRRPVVGIYPSRELVKDQAKSIISTLKRMGLNVKEEKENAYTIFNGKIIAKSNGQVIREEEGDIYVVILTSESKNDAYEILSNYNPTQYLIMLTVPEYPYMYISHLGKMPSMSTVIEAVIKGVKPEIPKDVVRDLFTQFAKFFNGYFFIDEYHLYTGLSRSSLKLLIKMIDDYNANNLPAKYVFSSATPVNLPCEKTITATTSNEGDLIRKETKLVFHFTTTNPQEEIVNNVESLIDSDRKTSIIVDRVYYIAEICEKIEASVVWGLDKTYGKCKKSEDIRKEKVLVGNHAISFGVDIPDLDYGIIHAHDAETAIQRIGRFGRHGNGIAEIHIYLKAGNIGKLLKENELDLEKYLNLINNLYKKRIDDGLDSIEFANVREEVMIKSYETLKKIANSENVTLGKMNVNLPQLIQAEDYFKLFAFRPGGIEGKWCNGGKDDFFTMIRNFEYDYEKHCFKDTPLKQNPEVILASGTLKKYLGKIVRASEFFHHTEAKIVINKNVKIEMSEMKELSDAFVIPLNSGRWSKFNTEMARLVATYASALVACEGDNKFTCDKADALLLFI; from the coding sequence GTGACAACCATAACTCAAGAATATCACATTAATCCAATTTATTTACCTCTTGGAGATATGGAAATTAACGGGATAAGGTTAAGAAAATTCCAAGAAGAATTGTACTTAGCATTGGAAAAAAACAACAAGATATGCTTACAAGCTCCAACTGGCTCTGGAAAAACTTTCTCAATCTTTGCTTTATTTTTACACGCAATGGAGTTAAGAAGGCCAGTTGTTGGAATTTATCCTTCTAGAGAATTAGTTAAGGATCAAGCAAAGTCCATAATTTCAACTTTGAAAAGGATGGGATTAAACGTTAAAGAAGAAAAAGAAAACGCTTATACGATTTTTAACGGAAAAATTATAGCTAAATCTAATGGACAAGTAATTAGGGAAGAGGAAGGTGATATTTACGTTGTAATACTTACAAGCGAAAGTAAAAATGACGCATATGAAATTCTATCGAATTACAATCCAACACAATATTTAATAATGTTAACAGTACCAGAATATCCTTACATGTACATTTCTCATCTAGGAAAAATGCCCAGCATGAGCACGGTAATTGAAGCAGTTATAAAAGGGGTAAAACCGGAGATTCCAAAAGATGTGGTAAGGGATTTATTTACTCAATTTGCAAAGTTCTTTAACGGATACTTTTTCATAGACGAATATCACTTATACACTGGGCTAAGCAGATCTTCCCTCAAACTCTTAATTAAAATGATTGATGATTATAATGCAAATAATCTTCCGGCAAAGTATGTCTTCTCATCAGCCACTCCAGTAAATCTTCCTTGTGAAAAGACAATTACTGCAACTACAAGCAATGAGGGAGACTTAATTAGAAAAGAGACAAAACTTGTTTTCCACTTTACAACTACAAACCCACAAGAGGAGATTGTTAATAACGTTGAAAGTTTGATAGACAGTGATAGAAAGACATCAATAATTGTTGATAGAGTTTATTACATAGCAGAAATATGTGAGAAAATTGAGGCCTCAGTAGTTTGGGGACTTGATAAAACTTATGGTAAGTGTAAGAAAAGTGAAGACATAAGAAAGGAAAAAGTGTTAGTTGGAAATCACGCAATCTCTTTTGGTGTAGATATACCAGACCTTGATTATGGAATTATTCACGCACATGATGCTGAAACAGCAATACAAAGGATTGGAAGATTTGGAAGACATGGAAATGGAATAGCTGAAATCCACATTTATCTTAAGGCTGGAAACATTGGAAAATTGTTAAAAGAGAATGAACTAGACTTAGAGAAGTATCTTAATTTGATAAACAACCTTTATAAGAAAAGAATTGATGATGGACTTGATAGCATAGAGTTTGCTAATGTTAGAGAAGAAGTAATGATTAAATCTTACGAAACGTTAAAGAAGATTGCAAACAGTGAAAATGTGACATTAGGAAAAATGAATGTTAATTTGCCTCAACTTATTCAAGCTGAAGATTACTTCAAACTCTTTGCCTTTAGACCAGGGGGAATAGAAGGAAAATGGTGTAATGGTGGAAAAGATGATTTCTTCACAATGATAAGGAACTTTGAGTATGATTATGAGAAGCACTGCTTTAAAGATACTCCATTAAAACAAAACCCAGAGGTAATACTTGCTTCTGGAACGTTAAAGAAATATCTTGGAAAAATAGTTAGGGCTTCTGAATTTTTCCATCACACTGAGGCTAAAATTGTAATAAATAAAAATGTGAAAATAGAAATGAGTGAAATGAAAGAGCTTAGTGATGCCTTTGTAATTCCATTAAACAGTGGGAGGTGGAGTAAATTTAACACGGAGATGGCTAGACTTGTAGCAACTTATGCTTCAGCCTTAGTAGCATGTGAGGGAGATAACAAATTTACATGTGATAAGGCTGATGCTTTACTACTATTCATTTAA